The genomic region TCGTGGCCGTGCCTGGCGCGACCTACAAGACCTGGCCGCCGCAGGCAAGCGCGGTTCGCGGCATGTCTGCCATCAGGCCGGCCAGGCCTTCAGGGCCATCTCCGCGACGGCAAGCAGCTCATTGCGAGAGGCACCACCCGAGGCCTGCACCGACATGCCCTGGGTCACGGTCGAGACGTAACGCGCGAGGGCGGCAGGATCTGAATCGGCGCCAAGATCGCCCTCTGCCTTGGCTTTCTCAAAGCGACAGCGGAGATTTTCCTCAGCTTCGGAACGGCGTTTGCAAAGCTCTTGCTTGATCGATTCAGCGGCCGAGCTGCATGTCAGCGCGCCTTGTACGGCAAGGCATCCGGCAGGATTACAGGGGTCGGTCAGCGACATCACGACCGAATGCAGAAGATGTTCGACGACCTTTCTAGAGGTCGGTTCCGCCAGGGCTTCCGACTGGATCGCGCCTGGGCCCTTTTCGGCGTAGCGGTCAAGAGCGCGGCGAAAAAGCTCCTCTTTGTTGCCGAAGGCCGCGTAGAGACTTGGGCGACTGATGCCCATGGCCTCCGTCAGATCCGACAGGGAGGCGCCCTCATAGCCATGCTGCCAGAAGACGTGGAGCGCCTTGTCGAGCGCCTTGTCGACGTCGAACTCGCGCGGGCGGCCTTTATGCACCGCTTCTTTTTGCACCGCTTCTCTCCCGAACTTCGTTTTCTTCGCCGACCCACTATACATTTACGTACTCATCAGTACAAATAGTAGTTGACAGCACCTTACCGCGACCTATATCCGTACCGCTCGGTATATATAGGGAACGCGCTCGTTATGAAAAGCTCTCTCACTTTTTCGACCGCAGCGGCCCTTCGGGGTTTGACAGGATGGTTCGCAAGTCGCGCCGGCGAGCCAATGGCCGACGAGGATCACGTCCCGTTTGTTGTATCCGCCTGTGGATATCGCCGGGCGCCGACGCCGACTGAATTCAGCGAGCGTGACGACCGTTGGCATCCGGGGCTCAGCCTCGACAATTTCTCCTGAAGCTGTCCGAGAACGGCAGCCGGCGCAGCGGCTGGCGTTCTCGCTCCCCAAATTTTCGCGCGCACGGCCGGTCCGGCAAGGGTCGGTCTTGGGTCCGTGCGACCAGCAAACCTCGAAGAGATCGACGATCATGAGCAGCAAAACACGATCCAAATTTTTGAACGGCCTAGCGGCGTCAGCAGTCGCGATAGCACTCGTCGGCGTGCCGTTCGACGCGACTTTCGCGCAAGAGGCATCAGTTCACGCCCCGGTCGCCGTTTCGGTCGCAACCGTCAAGGCGCGCGAGGCAAGCGTCTGGGATGAATTCTCAGGTCGCCTCGAAGCAGTCGAGCGTGTCGATCTGCGCCCCCGCGTCGCCGGGCAGATCGTCGCCATTCACTTCCGCGAAGGCGCGATGGTGAAGGCTGGCGACTCGCTGGTGACGATTGACCCGGCGCCTTATGCAGCGGAGGTGGACCGGCTGAACGGCGTCGTCGCGGCTGCACAAGCTCAGGTGGTCTTCACCAAGGCCGACGTTGCGCGCGCACGGCAGATCATCGGCGATGCGCTTTCCGAACGCGAACTCGATACGCGCGCGAACGCCTACGATGCGGCCGTCGCCAATCTGAAAAGCGCGCAAGCGGCGCTGCGGACTGCGAAACTCAATCTCGAATGGACGGAAGTGCGCGCGCCGGTTTCCGGGCGCGTGGGGCGTCGAGAGATTACAGTCGGCAATCTTGTCGAGGCTGGGCCAAACG from Hyphomicrobium sp. MC1 harbors:
- a CDS encoding efflux RND transporter periplasmic adaptor subunit, yielding MSSKTRSKFLNGLAASAVAIALVGVPFDATFAQEASVHAPVAVSVATVKAREASVWDEFSGRLEAVERVDLRPRVAGQIVAIHFREGAMVKAGDSLVTIDPAPYAAEVDRLNGVVAAAQAQVVFTKADVARARQIIGDALSERELDTRANAYDAAVANLKSAQAALRTAKLNLEWTEVRAPVSGRVGRREITVGNLVEAGPNAPLLTTLVSVNPIYASFNADENVVARALATLSPEANATAHVEKIAVQMSTAINEGAWQPGALQFVDNKVDVGSGTVRLRARFDNSDGRLIAGQFVRVRLARFQPAPVVAISERAIGTDQDKKYVMIVNPDNKTVYREVKLGAMTDDLRIITKGLNTGDRIIVAGLQHVKPGDEVAPESVAMNGQPLTEEHASADIPQQ
- a CDS encoding TetR/AcrR family transcriptional regulator, translating into MYSGSAKKTKFGREAVQKEAVHKGRPREFDVDKALDKALHVFWQHGYEGASLSDLTEAMGISRPSLYAAFGNKEELFRRALDRYAEKGPGAIQSEALAEPTSRKVVEHLLHSVVMSLTDPCNPAGCLAVQGALTCSSAAESIKQELCKRRSEAEENLRCRFEKAKAEGDLGADSDPAALARYVSTVTQGMSVQASGGASRNELLAVAEMALKAWPA